Sequence from the Schaalia sp. 19OD2882 genome:
CCTCGAACACGGGATGCACATCGGATTGGACCCCGACTTGAGCCTCATCGGCCGCGCCCGCGCCGTGAAACTCATGACCGAGGTCATCGACAGGTGGCCCACCGCCCTGCCACGTGAGGTCGCCCTGTCCACGTGGGTCAAGGACGCCCTGGCAATGGCGGGGCACGTCGGAGAACACGACATGAGCCTCGACCAGGCGCGCGAGGCCCTGATCGCCCTCGGGCAGGACCTTGCCGAGATCGGCTCACCGACCGCCGACCTGCGTGACGCGCTTGCCGCCAACGAGGCGCGTCTGCTGCTGCTCGACCTCGTCGAGGAGTTCGACCGGCGCAAGCGCGCCATGGGCGTCATCGACTACTCCGACCAGTTGGTCCTTGCCACTCGGATCGTCACCTCCACGCCCGAGGTCGTCTCCCAGTTGCGTGAAGAGCACCGTGCGGTGCTTCTCGACGAGTTCCAGGACACCTCGGTCATCCAGATGAACCTGCTGTCCACTCTCTTCCACGACCACCCGGTCACCGCCGTGGGCGACCCGAACCAGGCGATCTACGGGTGGCGCGGAGCCTCGGCCTCGTCACTGGAGTCCTTCCTGCAACGTTTCACCACGGTGGGCGACGTGCGCCCCGACCAGACGCGGACCCTGTCCACCGCCTGGCGCAACGACCGCAGGATCCTTGTCGCCGCCAACGCGGTCGCACAACCGCTGCGTGCCCACTCGGTCCGCGCGAAGTCACCGCTCCTGCGGCCCAGACCCGGCGCCGGAACCGGGCACGTCGAGGTCGCCCACGTCGCTGACCGCGCTGCGCAGATGAACACCGTCGTCGACTTCGTGCAGCGCACGCGGCATCAGGAGGGGGGACGTCGGAGCACCTGCGCGATCCTGTGTCGCCGACGCAGGGACTTCCCCGATGTGGAGCGTGCACTGCGAGAGGCCGGCATACCCACCCACATCTGCGACCTCGGCGGACTGCTCGCCCAACCGGCGGTTGCCGACGTCCGCGCGGCCCTTGAGCTCGCGCAGGACCCGTCCGCCGCCCAGTGGCTGCCGAGACTCCTGGTGGCCATGGACCTCGGCACGGCGGACATGGCACTGCTCGGCAAATGGGCGCGCCAGCAGGCGCGAAGCTCCGCAGAAGCGGCGGGCGTCGGGGCGAAGGGGGCGGCTCATCCGACGACGATCCTGCTCAGCGCTGTCGACGACCCGCCCGAGGCCGGGTGGAGACCCCGGGGCAGTGACGGCCCCCGCTTCAGCAGGGCCGCCCATGAACGAGTGAGCCTGCTCGCCCGCCGCCTACGCGCGGTACGGGCCGGCCTCGGCCGTGGGGTCGTCGACCAGGTCGAACGCACGATCGGGATCCTCGGCCTGGTCGAGGACCTCATTGCCGACCCACTGTCCAACAGTGGCCGTGAATCCCTTGACGCCCTGGTCGACGTGGCCCTCACCTACGAGGCCGAGGTCCCCGGCGCCGACATGCGCGGATTCCTCCAGTGGTTGGCTGTGGCCGAAGCCGAGGAGGACGGTCTTGCCCGCCCCGTCGACTCACCCGCGCCAGGAGCCGTTGACATCCTCACCGTCCACTCCGCCAAGGGCCTCGAATGGGATTCCGTGGCGGTGGTGTCCATGGGGGATTCGATATTCCCCAGCCATTCCTCCAAGCCCGTCGACTGGCGCAGCGACCCCGCGCCGTCGAGTGGATGGCTCAAGGCGCGCTCGGAACTGCCCTACCCGATCCGTGGGGATGCGGCTGACCTGCCCGAACTGGTCGAAGGCCTGGGGGAGGTCATTTCCTTGTCCGAACACTTCCACGGACTCATGGCCGAGGCCACCTCCTCCCGTTCGACGCCGACCTCCCTTTTCAACAGACACGTGCGCGAGGTGGCCAGAGCGGCCTTCGGCGCCCACGCCGAACGCGAAGAACGCCGACTCGCCTATGTGGCGTTGACACGGGCGCGTCACGACATGCTGCTCGTCGGCTCGTGGGTGGACTTCTCCACCACGCCGAAGTTCCCCTCCCGCTACCTCATGGAGGCCCGCGCCGCGCTGCACGCCCTCTTCACAGGTCAGACAGACCTCGTGGGAGGGTCGGACCCTGCCTGCCGAGGGGATTGCACGGGCCCGGAGGAGTCGGCCGACCGGATGTGCGCTGCCGAGGAGAGGCACTCCGATGACCCGGCCTCGTCAGCTGCTGTGGGGGACCTGGACGCCGCGAGTCGGGCGCGTGAGATCGACGCCCTGGACGCCGCCGTCCAGGCCGTCCCCACCGACGAGCAGATCGCCGAAATGGCTGTCGACGACGACCCGGTCATCCATCCCCTGCCCGAAGGCCCCTCCAGGCGGCGGGTCCGACTCAGCGCGGAGCGACTGGAGACGCTGCGCGCATCGATGCGCACCGATCGGGACGTCCTGGCCGAATTGGAGGACCTCGACGCCGAGCCGCTGGTGCGCGACACGATCGCCCTGGTGGAGGAGCGTCGCCTGCACGCAGAAGGACATGCGGCCCGGCAGGTCGAAGTCGACCGACTTGCCGCCACCTCCGTCAACGATCTCATGAGCGCGCCGGAGGACTTCGCGGCACACTTGCGACGCCCCTTGCCCGTCCAGCCGCGCGCCTCATCCATGCTCGGCTCACTTCTCCACCAGTGGATCGAAGGAGAATTGCGGGTCTCCACCGGCACCCTGTGGGACGTGGAGGTGCCGGGCGTGGAGGCCCTGGGGCCGAGGGAGCGTCGCCGCCTGGCAACCATGCAGGACAACTTCCGGCACCTGGATCTGCTGCGCACACACGAAGTCGTTGCCGTCGAGGAACCCTTCGCGGTGGACGTGGGCGGGGTCTCGGTCCAAGGACGCATCGACGCGGTGCTTCGCGGCAGGGACGGCCGCGACGTCGTGGTCGACTGGAAATCGGGACGCGTGGTCGGACCCGGCTCGGACCCGAAGGACATCGCCTACTACGCCACGCAGCTCAGGCTCTACCGGCGCGCCCGTGCCCGGCGCTGCGGGAAGGCTGAAGACGAGGTCGGGACCGCGGTGGTCTTCCTCGAGGAGCCGGCAACCTTCACCGTGGAGGAGCTGTTGTCGATGCTGGCACGACGCGGGGTCGCGGCGCCGACAGACTTGGATCGGGCAGTGGGAGCCGGCCTCGACGCGGCCCACCTGCGCCTGTGAGCGCCCGA
This genomic interval carries:
- a CDS encoding ATP-dependent DNA helicase translates to MTLTHHLSLTPEGVLVADPNLDAASVLALATPDGRAVLTPTPEQAAIVEFPPEPLLVVAGAGAGKTATMSMRVLWLVANRGFDPRSILGLTFSRKSAGELGAKMRQDLQVLAGHLGGTLDGEPTALTYNSFAQRIVLEHGMHIGLDPDLSLIGRARAVKLMTEVIDRWPTALPREVALSTWVKDALAMAGHVGEHDMSLDQAREALIALGQDLAEIGSPTADLRDALAANEARLLLLDLVEEFDRRKRAMGVIDYSDQLVLATRIVTSTPEVVSQLREEHRAVLLDEFQDTSVIQMNLLSTLFHDHPVTAVGDPNQAIYGWRGASASSLESFLQRFTTVGDVRPDQTRTLSTAWRNDRRILVAANAVAQPLRAHSVRAKSPLLRPRPGAGTGHVEVAHVADRAAQMNTVVDFVQRTRHQEGGRRSTCAILCRRRRDFPDVERALREAGIPTHICDLGGLLAQPAVADVRAALELAQDPSAAQWLPRLLVAMDLGTADMALLGKWARQQARSSAEAAGVGAKGAAHPTTILLSAVDDPPEAGWRPRGSDGPRFSRAAHERVSLLARRLRAVRAGLGRGVVDQVERTIGILGLVEDLIADPLSNSGRESLDALVDVALTYEAEVPGADMRGFLQWLAVAEAEEDGLARPVDSPAPGAVDILTVHSAKGLEWDSVAVVSMGDSIFPSHSSKPVDWRSDPAPSSGWLKARSELPYPIRGDAADLPELVEGLGEVISLSEHFHGLMAEATSSRSTPTSLFNRHVREVARAAFGAHAEREERRLAYVALTRARHDMLLVGSWVDFSTTPKFPSRYLMEARAALHALFTGQTDLVGGSDPACRGDCTGPEESADRMCAAEERHSDDPASSAAVGDLDAASRAREIDALDAAVQAVPTDEQIAEMAVDDDPVIHPLPEGPSRRRVRLSAERLETLRASMRTDRDVLAELEDLDAEPLVRDTIALVEERRLHAEGHAARQVEVDRLAATSVNDLMSAPEDFAAHLRRPLPVQPRASSMLGSLLHQWIEGELRVSTGTLWDVEVPGVEALGPRERRRLATMQDNFRHLDLLRTHEVVAVEEPFAVDVGGVSVQGRIDAVLRGRDGRDVVVDWKSGRVVGPGSDPKDIAYYATQLRLYRRARARRCGKAEDEVGTAVVFLEEPATFTVEELLSMLARRGVAAPTDLDRAVGAGLDAAHLRL